One stretch of Holophagaceae bacterium DNA includes these proteins:
- the trmFO gene encoding methylenetetrahydrofolate--tRNA-(uracil(54)-C(5))-methyltransferase (FADH(2)-oxidizing) TrmFO yields MSKNIEVHVIGAGLAGSEAAWQLAQAGFRVGLSEMRPRQMTPAHQTGHAAEMVCSNSFKSDDAASATGILKAEMRRLGSMILRCAEATRVPAGNSLAVDREAFSQLVTAALKQHPNIVWTEATEQAPDLSIPTLVATGPLTAEPLAEWLSSLCGGDRLFFYDAIAPIVERDSINMDIAFRASRYNKGEADFINCPLTDIEYERFMDALLAAERADLHDFDTPYFEACLPIEVMADRGRQTLRYGPMKPVGLDDPRTGRWPYAAVQLRQDTLAGDLYNLVGFQTRLKWGAQKAVLHLIPGLAAAEFVRFGSIHRNTYVQAPKVLDATLAVKAVPNLWIAGQLSGVEGYLESAAGGLAAAVFIQRALQGKPPAAFPRETMLGALLHYLANASLKDFGPTNAMLGLLPALPEGSLDHRALKRAGGARGLKQAKGQAHRDRALAALAAYQLELGVEP; encoded by the coding sequence ATGAGCAAAAACATCGAAGTCCATGTCATCGGTGCGGGGTTGGCCGGATCCGAAGCCGCCTGGCAATTGGCCCAAGCGGGTTTTCGTGTGGGCCTTTCGGAGATGCGCCCCCGCCAGATGACTCCCGCCCATCAGACGGGCCACGCGGCCGAAATGGTCTGCTCCAATTCCTTCAAGAGCGACGATGCCGCGAGCGCCACGGGCATTCTCAAGGCAGAGATGCGGCGCCTGGGCTCGATGATCCTGCGCTGCGCCGAAGCCACCCGCGTGCCCGCAGGCAATTCGCTGGCGGTGGATCGCGAGGCGTTTTCGCAGTTGGTCACCGCGGCCTTGAAACAGCACCCGAACATCGTATGGACCGAGGCCACGGAACAAGCGCCGGATCTCTCGATCCCGACGCTCGTCGCGACGGGGCCGCTCACGGCAGAGCCGCTCGCCGAGTGGCTTTCCAGCCTTTGCGGCGGCGACCGGCTCTTTTTCTACGATGCCATCGCGCCCATCGTCGAGCGGGATTCCATCAATATGGATATCGCGTTCAGGGCATCGCGCTACAACAAGGGCGAAGCTGATTTCATCAATTGCCCGCTCACGGACATTGAATACGAACGATTCATGGATGCGCTCCTGGCCGCGGAGCGGGCGGATCTGCATGATTTCGACACGCCCTATTTCGAAGCCTGCCTTCCCATCGAGGTCATGGCGGACCGCGGGCGCCAGACCCTCCGCTACGGCCCCATGAAACCCGTGGGCCTCGACGATCCCCGCACGGGCCGCTGGCCCTACGCCGCGGTGCAACTGCGCCAGGACACGCTGGCGGGCGACCTCTACAACTTGGTGGGCTTCCAGACCCGGCTGAAGTGGGGCGCCCAAAAAGCAGTGCTCCACCTCATTCCAGGCCTCGCAGCAGCGGAATTCGTGCGGTTCGGAAGCATCCACCGCAATACCTACGTGCAGGCGCCGAAGGTCCTCGATGCGACCCTCGCGGTGAAGGCCGTGCCCAATCTGTGGATAGCCGGGCAGCTCAGCGGCGTGGAGGGCTACCTGGAATCCGCGGCGGGTGGACTCGCGGCGGCTGTTTTCATTCAACGCGCCTTGCAAGGGAAACCGCCTGCGGCCTTTCCGCGGGAAACCATGCTGGGCGCCCTGCTGCACTACCTGGCGAATGCCTCCTTGAAGGATTTCGGCCCCACCAACGCCATGCTGGGGCTTCTGCCTGCCCTGCCCGAGGGGTCGTTGGACCATCGCGCCCT